One Campylobacter concisus DNA segment encodes these proteins:
- a CDS encoding glycosyltransferase, producing the protein MYDYLIVTHIPAFYKINLYNELAKRLKIFVIFISSDTSQKRSNNFSSVNDALFDYEVLYQGDFQKRKIFKNILAIQTILSTVKFKRILVSGWDLPEFWYIAFTSKKSKNCLALESTIFESSYKGLKGFIKKIFLSRISTVFASGSLHCDLLKALNFHGDIKITNGVGIINKPEFIKTQKKFSGRFLYIGRIVDIKNLKFLVEIFNAMPNFTLAIIGVGEQQEFLQSISNKNIIFRGAIENKFIGAEFAKNDVFILPSLIEPWGLVVEEALYFGLPVLISDRCGSSELIKNGINGFVFDPTDKNSLMQIIRNFDDEMLQNLCSNADSYDINAKDAQQISAYL; encoded by the coding sequence ATGTATGATTATTTGATAGTGACTCATATACCAGCTTTTTATAAGATAAATTTATATAATGAATTGGCAAAAAGATTAAAGATATTTGTTATATTTATCTCATCAGATACTTCGCAAAAGCGTTCAAATAACTTTTCTAGTGTAAATGATGCACTATTTGATTATGAGGTCTTATATCAAGGAGATTTTCAAAAAAGAAAAATTTTTAAAAATATATTGGCTATTCAAACCATACTCAGCACAGTAAAATTTAAGAGGATTTTGGTCAGCGGATGGGACTTGCCAGAATTTTGGTATATAGCCTTTACGAGCAAAAAAAGCAAAAATTGCCTGGCTCTTGAGTCAACTATATTTGAAAGTAGTTATAAGGGATTAAAGGGTTTTATAAAAAAGATCTTTTTGTCAAGGATTTCTACAGTTTTTGCCTCTGGTAGCTTGCATTGTGATCTATTAAAAGCATTAAATTTCCATGGAGATATTAAAATTACTAATGGTGTCGGCATCATAAATAAACCAGAATTTATAAAAACTCAAAAGAAATTTAGCGGTAGATTTTTATATATTGGCAGGATTGTGGATATCAAAAATTTAAAATTTCTAGTAGAGATTTTTAATGCTATGCCAAATTTTACTCTCGCTATTATCGGTGTTGGTGAGCAGCAGGAGTTTTTGCAGTCTATTTCAAATAAAAATATAATCTTTAGAGGAGCTATAGAAAATAAATTTATAGGTGCCGAATTCGCCAAAAATGATGTTTTCATTTTACCTAGTTTGATCGAGCCTTGGGGCTTGGTGGTAGAGGAGGCATTGTATTTTGGACTACCAGTCTTGATAAGTGATCGTTGTGGCTCTTCTGAATTAATCAAAAATGGCATAAATGGCTTTGTATTTGATCCTACTGACAAAAATAGCCTTATGCAAATAATAAGAAATTTTGACGATGAAATGTTGCAAAATTTATGTAGCAATGCCGATAGTTATGACATTAATGCCAAAGATGCACAGCAAATAAGCGCATACTTATGA
- a CDS encoding glycosyltransferase family 4 protein produces MKILIIHNKYQSKNIGGEDIVYKNELNALRKKLGDENVFCYEVSNDNINKFKLLFEIWFSKKYYKEVRKIIKENGIEIVHVHNFFPLLTPAVFKAAKDSKTKVIHTLHNYRLWCISGILYRDGFGICEICAHKTFSLSGILNRCYRKSLLQSLVAQLAFWFYKLIGAFKSIDYFFVLTNFQKDKVKSLGVSESKIILKPNSLQMKFSIETQKHNYVYVGRLEESKGILGLLEIWDQLDEKYILTIVGGGDIEAQLRQRYTKSNIIFKGKCPREETMTIISHSKYLLQPSLLYETFGLTIVEAMSVGVPVIGYDIGTRGDFIKDGVNGFLSGPDELKSVIERSYEFESYDRLSRAAKESTKQYKNEYVIEKQIEIYKNILENKI; encoded by the coding sequence ATGAAAATTCTAATAATCCACAATAAATACCAATCAAAGAATATTGGCGGTGAGGATATCGTTTATAAAAATGAGCTAAACGCCCTGCGCAAAAAACTAGGAGATGAAAATGTTTTTTGCTATGAAGTTTCAAATGATAATATAAATAAATTTAAACTTCTTTTTGAGATATGGTTTTCAAAAAAATATTACAAAGAGGTTAGAAAAATAATAAAAGAAAATGGTATTGAAATTGTTCATGTTCATAACTTTTTCCCACTTCTTACGCCTGCTGTTTTTAAGGCCGCTAAAGATAGTAAAACAAAAGTGATCCATACTTTGCATAATTATAGATTGTGGTGCATATCTGGAATTTTATATAGAGATGGTTTTGGTATTTGTGAAATTTGCGCGCATAAAACATTTTCTTTATCTGGCATTTTAAATAGATGTTATAGAAAGTCACTTCTTCAAAGTCTTGTGGCGCAGCTGGCTTTTTGGTTTTATAAGTTAATTGGAGCTTTTAAAAGTATCGACTACTTTTTTGTCTTAACAAATTTTCAAAAAGATAAGGTTAAAAGTCTTGGAGTGAGTGAAAGCAAGATCATTCTAAAGCCAAATAGCTTACAAATGAAATTTAGCATAGAGACACAAAAACATAACTATGTATATGTAGGGCGGCTAGAGGAGTCAAAAGGGATTTTAGGGCTTTTAGAAATTTGGGATCAGCTAGACGAAAAGTATATTTTAACCATTGTTGGTGGCGGAGATATTGAAGCACAACTTAGACAAAGATATACAAAGTCAAACATAATATTTAAAGGTAAGTGTCCAAGAGAAGAAACCATGACTATTATCTCACATTCAAAGTATTTACTGCAACCATCGCTATTATATGAAACATTTGGATTGACTATCGTAGAAGCCATGAGCGTAGGAGTGCCCGTCATAGGATATGACATAGGAACAAGGGGTGATTTTATAAAAGATGGTGTAAATGGATTTTTAAGTGGCCCCGATGAGTTAAAAAGTGTGATAGAAAGATCATATGAATTTGAGAGCTACGATAGACTTTCAAGGGCCGCAAAAGAGAGCACAAAACAATACAAAAATGAGTATGTTATTGAAAAACAGATTGAAATTTATAAAAATATCTTGGAGAATAAAATTTGA